Proteins from one Prevotella sp. E2-28 genomic window:
- a CDS encoding UvrB/UvrC motif-containing protein, with the protein MRFENLQQVVGGEGMAVILLTDMERQWALSVVCDEPMSQQLQMRVSNPKACRNMLPETLLRLLPSSYEMMICGLIEGQYQVVLMNEMADSVHLRMSDAVLLSLMSDIPLYIEDSLFKRQCFPFDEKAQSIAIPINTMDLPRLKSALEHAVENENYELASQLRDEINRRHHERG; encoded by the coding sequence TTGAGATTCGAAAATTTGCAACAGGTGGTTGGTGGCGAAGGTATGGCTGTCATCCTGCTTACCGATATGGAACGGCAATGGGCCTTGTCGGTGGTGTGTGATGAGCCAATGAGCCAGCAACTACAGATGCGTGTTTCGAATCCAAAGGCTTGTAGGAATATGTTACCAGAGACATTACTTCGTCTCTTGCCATCGTCATACGAGATGATGATATGTGGACTTATAGAAGGACAGTATCAAGTCGTGTTAATGAATGAAATGGCTGATTCCGTTCATCTACGTATGAGTGATGCTGTGTTGCTTAGCTTGATGTCGGATATCCCCCTTTATATTGAGGATAGTTTATTTAAAAGACAATGCTTCCCCTTTGATGAAAAGGCGCAGAGCATAGCTATTCCTATCAATACGATGGATTTGCCCCGCTTGAAATCAGCATTGGAGCATGCCGTAGAGAACGAGAATTACGAACTGGCATCGCAACTGCGCGATGAAATAAACAGAAGACACCATGAAAGAGGTTAG
- a CDS encoding MFS transporter, with protein MNTKVRLAVMNFLEFAVWGAYLTCMGNYLGKAGLGENIAWFYAIQGIVSIFMPTLMGIVADKYIQPQRLLGLCHLLAGGFMLGCWWMGVQAGFGNELPNKSLFIAMYTASVAFFMPTIALANTAAFSILKKNGMDTVKDFPPIRVLGTVGFIATMWFVNCAVWENGSFSFTLAENAHKFQYTYMQFFVSGLLSVLLCAYCFTLPECRLKKQEAGKKTSIIESLGLNAFKLFKTKKMAFFFIFSALLGMCLQVTNGYAGPFITSFKGNPDFADTFAANNATLLTSISQISEALCILMIPFFLKRFGIKIVMLMSMFAWVFRFGFFGIGDPAVPGVTFFILSCIVYGVAFDFFNVSGGIFVDQECAPDIKASAQGLFMMMTNGLGATIGTLIAGEVVNHFCQWEGDYLMGDWQTCWFIFAAFALVVGIAFALVFNPEKKK; from the coding sequence ATGAATACAAAAGTACGTTTAGCGGTGATGAACTTCTTGGAGTTCGCTGTATGGGGAGCATACCTGACATGTATGGGAAACTATCTGGGAAAAGCCGGATTGGGAGAAAACATTGCATGGTTCTATGCTATTCAAGGTATTGTATCAATCTTTATGCCAACATTAATGGGTATAGTGGCTGATAAGTATATACAGCCCCAGCGTCTTTTGGGACTATGTCATCTGTTGGCAGGAGGCTTTATGCTTGGTTGTTGGTGGATGGGTGTGCAGGCAGGCTTTGGCAATGAACTGCCCAATAAGTCGTTGTTTATAGCTATGTACACAGCTAGTGTGGCATTCTTTATGCCTACAATTGCTTTGGCTAATACTGCGGCTTTTTCAATATTGAAGAAGAACGGTATGGATACCGTAAAAGATTTCCCACCCATCCGAGTGTTGGGAACTGTAGGTTTTATAGCTACGATGTGGTTTGTGAACTGTGCAGTATGGGAAAACGGTTCGTTCTCGTTTACATTGGCAGAAAATGCTCATAAGTTCCAGTACACCTATATGCAGTTCTTCGTTTCAGGTCTGCTAAGCGTTCTGCTTTGTGCTTATTGCTTTACGCTGCCAGAATGTAGGTTGAAGAAGCAGGAGGCAGGAAAGAAGACTTCTATCATTGAGTCTTTGGGATTGAATGCTTTCAAACTGTTTAAGACGAAGAAGATGGCTTTCTTCTTTATCTTCTCGGCATTGCTTGGCATGTGCTTGCAAGTTACTAATGGTTATGCCGGTCCGTTTATTACAAGTTTCAAGGGTAATCCAGATTTCGCTGATACTTTCGCAGCAAATAATGCTACTTTGTTGACCAGTATCTCTCAAATTAGTGAGGCTCTTTGTATCTTGATGATTCCATTCTTCCTGAAACGCTTTGGTATAAAGATTGTTATGCTGATGTCAATGTTTGCATGGGTATTCCGTTTTGGATTCTTTGGCATCGGTGATCCTGCTGTACCAGGTGTTACGTTCTTCATCCTGTCTTGTATCGTTTATGGTGTAGCCTTTGACTTCTTTAATGTTTCTGGCGGTATCTTTGTAGATCAGGAATGTGCTCCTGACATCAAGGCTTCTGCTCAGGGACTGTTTATGATGATGACAAATGGTCTTGGTGCTACAATAGGTACACTGATTGCTGGAGAAGTGGTAAATCATTTCTGTCAGTGGGAAGGCGACTATCTGATGGGTGATTGGCAGACCTGCTGGTTTATCTTTGCTGCTTTTGCACTGGTGGTAGGTATTGCCTTTGCACTTGTCTTCAATCCAGAGAAGAAGAAATAA
- a CDS encoding DUF4296 domain-containing protein — protein MKRKLLLALGFIVVLVGCKPGTPSEYIQPDDMEDILVDYHLARAMAEQSEGSYEERNYLQALYIEAVMKKHGVTKAEFDSSLVYYYRRADRFSKMYKEVADRLEEQALAHGATEGEIGKFAALSTTGDTANIWTERSRYALIPTPPYNKWSFEVSVDSAFHAGDSFLLQFMSDFMFQDGSRTSTVNMAVTYDNDTTISKNIIFSSAGLTQLRIPAFENHTVKRLRGYFYLGGGSERSTTTRLLFLDNIQLIRFHSARHEETKKDSVESDSVGGQLSEDIVGGGDFRRSRDNMLPIDTGVAKHGVVRRKDMPKAR, from the coding sequence ATGAAGAGAAAGTTACTGTTAGCTCTAGGCTTTATAGTAGTATTGGTTGGATGTAAACCTGGTACACCAAGTGAATATATTCAACCTGATGATATGGAGGATATTCTCGTAGATTATCATTTGGCACGGGCTATGGCCGAGCAAAGTGAAGGATCGTATGAAGAACGTAATTACCTTCAGGCACTCTATATTGAGGCTGTTATGAAGAAGCATGGTGTAACAAAGGCTGAATTCGATTCCTCGTTAGTCTATTATTATCGTCGTGCTGATAGGTTTAGCAAGATGTATAAGGAGGTGGCCGACAGATTGGAGGAACAAGCTTTGGCTCATGGCGCTACAGAAGGTGAGATTGGTAAGTTCGCAGCTCTAAGCACCACAGGTGATACGGCTAATATCTGGACAGAGAGATCCCGCTATGCGCTTATTCCAACGCCACCATATAATAAGTGGTCGTTTGAGGTTTCTGTTGATTCTGCTTTTCATGCTGGGGATAGTTTCCTGTTGCAGTTCATGTCTGATTTTATGTTTCAGGATGGTTCGCGTACTAGTACGGTGAATATGGCTGTAACATACGATAATGACACTACTATCAGTAAGAATATAATTTTTTCATCAGCAGGTCTGACTCAACTGCGTATTCCGGCTTTCGAGAATCATACAGTGAAACGTCTGCGAGGTTATTTCTATCTGGGAGGTGGTAGTGAACGTTCAACGACGACACGCCTTTTATTCTTGGATAATATACAGTTGATCCGTTTTCATAGTGCAAGACATGAAGAAACTAAGAAAGATAGCGTCGAATCAGATAGTGTTGGAGGACAACTCAGTGAAGACATTGTCGGTGGTGGAGATTTTAGAAGGAGTCGTGACAACATGTTACCCATTGACACAGGAGTTGCCAAACACGGAGTGGTTAGGCGGAAAGATATGCCTAAAGCGCGATGA
- a CDS encoding lipoprotein signal peptidase produces the protein MNKAREIVTKGRLAVILIIAILLIDQFIKIWVKTHMELHESIRVTDWFYIAFIENNGMAYGMQIGSKLLLSLFRVVAIGALGYYIWLQARKANVRWGYIVCLSMILAGAAGNLIDCMFYGMCFDASTVGHVSQFVGFGNGYESFLMGRVVDMFYFPLIVTTYPDWFPFYGGEEFIFFSPVFNFADSSISVGVVALLLFFRKEIGQISFRKK, from the coding sequence GTGAACAAAGCAAGAGAAATTGTGACAAAGGGAAGATTGGCGGTGATACTGATCATCGCCATCCTCCTTATAGACCAGTTTATAAAGATATGGGTGAAAACCCATATGGAACTACATGAGAGTATTCGTGTGACCGATTGGTTCTATATTGCCTTTATCGAGAACAATGGTATGGCTTATGGAATGCAGATTGGTTCAAAGTTGTTACTCTCACTATTTCGTGTGGTGGCCATTGGCGCTTTAGGATACTATATCTGGCTTCAAGCTCGGAAAGCTAATGTGCGTTGGGGCTATATCGTATGTCTCTCAATGATACTGGCTGGCGCTGCAGGAAACTTAATTGATTGTATGTTCTATGGTATGTGTTTTGATGCCTCCACCGTTGGACATGTCAGTCAGTTTGTAGGTTTTGGTAATGGCTACGAGTCGTTCTTGATGGGACGTGTGGTGGATATGTTCTATTTTCCACTGATAGTAACCACTTATCCTGACTGGTTCCCGTTCTATGGGGGCGAGGAGTTTATCTTCTTCAGTCCTGTGTTTAACTTCGCAGACTCGAGTATTAGTGTTGGAGTAGTGGCCTTGTTGCTGTTCTTCAGAAAAGAAATCGGTCAGATTTCATTTAGGAAGAAATGA
- a CDS encoding TraR/DksA family transcriptional regulator has translation MAEKTRYTDEELEEFRQIINEKLALAKRDYDLMMASLTNQDSNDVDDTSPTYKALEEGSATQSKEDLIQFAARQQKFIQGLKAALVRIENKTYGIDRITGKLIPAERLRAVPHATLSVESKQIEKQKK, from the coding sequence ATGGCGGAGAAAACACGCTACACTGACGAGGAACTCGAGGAGTTCCGTCAGATAATTAATGAGAAGTTGGCATTGGCCAAACGTGATTATGATCTGATGATGGCATCGCTGACGAATCAGGATTCTAATGATGTAGATGATACTTCACCCACCTACAAAGCATTGGAGGAGGGTAGTGCTACACAGTCGAAGGAAGACTTGATTCAGTTTGCTGCACGTCAGCAGAAGTTCATTCAGGGACTCAAAGCTGCACTGGTACGTATTGAAAACAAAACATACGGCATTGATCGCATCACAGGAAAACTAATTCCTGCAGAGCGTCTGCGTGCTGTGCCTCATGCTACACTGAGCGTTGAGTCTAAGCAGATTGAAAAACAAAAGAAGTGA
- the ileS gene encoding isoleucine--tRNA ligase, whose amino-acid sequence MAKRFAEHNGLNLTKVNNDILEKWMKEDIFHRSIDEREGCPQFVFFEGPPSANGHPGIHHVLARSIKDAFNRYKTMQGFQVKRKAGWDTHGLPVELGVEKELGITKADIDNKESDKYISTEDYNKKCRENVMMFTAEWRELTEKMGYFVDLDNPYITYDNKYIETLWWLLKQFYNKGLLYKGYTIQPYSPAAGTGLSSHELNQPGCYRDVKDTTCTALFKMKNPKPEMAQWGTPYFMAWTTTPWTLAANSALCVGPKIDYVALETYNPYTAEKITVVMAEARVAAYFDTAAEITDGGEMPEYNKGEKFLPYRVIGRYKGTDLVGMEYEQLLPMIKPMGDAFRVIPGDYVTTEDGAGIVHIAPNFGADDAFVAKKAGICPIVLIDKKGAERPVVDLQGKYFVIEDLDADFVSKYVDVEKWGKYAGRYVKNAYDDTLTDKDETLDISICMDLKADGKAFKIEKHVHNYPHCWRTDKPVLYYPLDSWFIKSSSMKERMSELNKTINWQPESTGTGRFGNWLDNLNDWNLSRSRFWGTPLPIWRSEDGEEICIGSVEELYNEIEKAVAAGVMASNPLKDKGFVPGDMSKENYDKIDLHRPYVDYIMLVSESGKPMKRESDLIDVWFDSGSMPYAQIHYPFENKELIDEKKAYPADFINEGVDQTRGWFFTLHAIATMIFDSVAFKNVISSGLVLDAKGNKMSKHVGNVVNPFEMIEKYGSDAVRFYMMTNSEPWDNLKFDPEGVAEVSRKFFGTLYNTYSLFAMYANVDDFDPKAPQIPVEKRPEFDRWILSCLNSLVKGVEAEMNGYDPTRAGRLIDKFVDEDLSNWYVRLNKKRFWGKEMDEDKLAAYQTLYECLMTVSKLLAPFAPFFADRIYCDMGGEMDSVHLEKFPVANMALVNADLEQRMEIAQRITTIVLALRRKESLKVKQPLQTLMIPPVDEAQRVAIESVKQIFLQEVNVKEVKFVEGQGILVKKVKCNFRTMGKKFGKLMKGVAPQMDALSQEQIAQLEKDGTIAINVEGQDLTVEAVDVDIISEDIPGWLVGNEGNLTVALDITLTDELRNEGMARELVNRIQNIRKKSGLEITDRIRVSIEPNEAATKAVEAFGDYIARQVLADEIKLETNDGQAVEFDEFTLNITITKS is encoded by the coding sequence ATGGCAAAAAGATTCGCCGAACATAACGGCTTAAACCTGACGAAGGTTAACAATGACATTCTGGAAAAATGGATGAAGGAGGATATTTTCCATCGTAGTATTGACGAGCGTGAGGGTTGTCCTCAGTTCGTATTCTTCGAAGGTCCCCCTTCTGCAAACGGTCACCCTGGTATTCACCATGTGCTGGCTCGAAGCATCAAGGATGCCTTCAACCGTTATAAGACCATGCAGGGCTTCCAGGTGAAGCGTAAGGCTGGTTGGGATACTCACGGACTGCCCGTAGAACTGGGTGTGGAAAAAGAGCTGGGTATCACAAAGGCTGATATCGATAATAAGGAAAGTGATAAGTATATCTCTACGGAGGACTACAACAAGAAGTGCCGCGAGAACGTGATGATGTTCACTGCTGAATGGCGTGAACTGACGGAGAAGATGGGTTACTTCGTAGATCTCGACAACCCCTATATCACATACGACAATAAGTATATTGAGACCCTGTGGTGGCTGCTGAAGCAGTTCTACAACAAGGGTTTGCTCTATAAAGGTTATACCATTCAGCCATACAGCCCCGCAGCAGGTACAGGTCTTTCTTCTCACGAGCTGAACCAGCCTGGTTGCTATCGTGATGTGAAAGATACCACCTGCACAGCTCTGTTTAAGATGAAGAATCCTAAACCCGAGATGGCTCAATGGGGTACGCCTTATTTCATGGCATGGACCACGACTCCTTGGACGTTGGCTGCCAATTCAGCGCTCTGCGTAGGTCCGAAGATTGACTATGTAGCTCTGGAGACCTATAATCCTTATACTGCTGAGAAGATCACCGTTGTGATGGCTGAGGCCCGTGTGGCTGCTTACTTCGATACTGCTGCCGAGATTACCGACGGCGGAGAGATGCCTGAATATAATAAAGGTGAGAAATTCCTTCCTTATCGTGTGATAGGTCGTTATAAAGGTACTGACCTTGTAGGTATGGAGTATGAACAGTTGCTCCCCATGATTAAGCCTATGGGCGATGCCTTCCGTGTTATTCCCGGTGACTACGTTACTACTGAGGATGGTGCTGGTATCGTACATATTGCACCTAATTTTGGTGCTGACGATGCCTTCGTAGCTAAGAAGGCCGGTATCTGTCCTATTGTGCTGATTGACAAGAAGGGTGCTGAGCGTCCTGTCGTTGACCTGCAAGGTAAGTACTTCGTAATCGAAGATTTGGATGCTGATTTCGTGAGCAAGTATGTTGACGTAGAGAAGTGGGGCAAATATGCCGGTCGCTACGTGAAGAACGCTTACGATGATACCCTTACTGATAAGGATGAGACACTGGATATCTCAATTTGTATGGACCTGAAAGCCGATGGTAAGGCCTTTAAGATTGAGAAGCACGTGCACAACTATCCTCACTGCTGGCGTACGGATAAGCCAGTGCTCTACTATCCTCTTGACTCTTGGTTTATCAAGAGTTCATCAATGAAGGAGCGTATGAGCGAGTTGAACAAGACTATCAACTGGCAGCCAGAGTCAACCGGTACAGGTCGTTTCGGTAACTGGCTTGATAATCTGAACGACTGGAACCTGAGCCGTTCACGCTTCTGGGGCACACCACTGCCTATCTGGCGTAGTGAGGATGGTGAAGAGATTTGCATCGGAAGCGTAGAGGAACTCTACAATGAGATAGAGAAGGCAGTGGCTGCTGGTGTAATGGCAAGCAACCCGCTGAAAGATAAGGGCTTTGTGCCTGGTGATATGTCGAAAGAGAACTACGACAAGATTGACCTGCACCGTCCTTATGTCGATTATATCATGCTGGTAAGTGAGAGCGGTAAGCCGATGAAGCGTGAGAGCGACCTGATTGACGTTTGGTTTGACTCAGGTTCAATGCCTTACGCTCAGATTCACTATCCTTTTGAGAATAAAGAACTGATTGACGAGAAGAAGGCATATCCTGCAGACTTTATCAACGAGGGTGTTGACCAGACTCGTGGCTGGTTCTTTACATTGCACGCCATTGCGACGATGATTTTTGACTCTGTAGCATTCAAGAACGTCATTTCTAGTGGCTTGGTACTTGATGCCAAAGGCAATAAGATGTCAAAGCACGTGGGTAACGTGGTGAACCCCTTCGAGATGATAGAGAAGTATGGTTCTGACGCTGTGCGTTTCTATATGATGACCAACTCAGAGCCTTGGGATAACTTGAAGTTCGACCCAGAAGGAGTGGCTGAGGTGAGCCGTAAGTTCTTCGGTACCTTATATAATACATACTCGCTCTTTGCGATGTATGCCAACGTGGATGATTTCGATCCGAAGGCTCCGCAGATTCCTGTAGAGAAGCGTCCTGAGTTCGACCGTTGGATTCTGTCTTGCCTGAACTCATTGGTAAAGGGTGTTGAGGCTGAGATGAACGGCTATGATCCCACACGTGCAGGCCGACTGATTGATAAGTTTGTAGATGAAGACCTCTCTAACTGGTATGTGCGTCTGAACAAGAAGCGCTTCTGGGGTAAGGAGATGGACGAAGATAAATTGGCTGCCTATCAGACGCTTTATGAATGCTTGATGACAGTTTCAAAGCTGTTGGCTCCTTTCGCACCTTTCTTTGCTGACCGTATCTATTGTGATATGGGAGGTGAGATGGACAGCGTGCATCTGGAGAAATTCCCTGTAGCTAATATGGCATTGGTGAATGCAGACCTGGAGCAGCGTATGGAGATTGCCCAGCGCATCACAACGATTGTACTGGCTTTGCGTCGTAAGGAGAGTCTGAAGGTGAAGCAGCCTCTGCAGACCTTGATGATTCCTCCTGTAGATGAGGCTCAGCGTGTAGCTATTGAGAGCGTGAAGCAGATTTTCCTGCAGGAAGTAAACGTGAAGGAAGTGAAGTTCGTTGAGGGTCAAGGCATCTTGGTTAAGAAGGTGAAGTGTAACTTCCGTACAATGGGTAAGAAGTTTGGTAAACTGATGAAGGGTGTTGCTCCTCAGATGGATGCCCTTTCACAGGAACAGATTGCCCAGTTGGAGAAGGATGGTACCATCGCTATCAACGTGGAAGGTCAGGATCTTACTGTAGAAGCTGTAGATGTTGACATCATCAGCGAGGATATTCCTGGCTGGCTGGTGGGTAACGAGGGTAACTTGACTGTGGCTCTTGATATTACACTGACCGATGAGTTGCGTAATGAGGGTATGGCTCGCGAGCTGGTGAACCGTATTCAGAATATCCGTAAGAAGAGCGGATTGGAAATTACTGATCGCATTCGTGTTTCTATTGAACCTAATGAGGCCGCTACGAAGGCTGTTGAGGCTTTTGGCGACTATATTGCCCGTCAGGTACTGGCTGATGAGATTAAACTTGAAACCAATGATGGTCAGGCAGTAGAATTTGATGAATTTACATTAAACATTACTATAACTAAATCTTAA
- the uxuA gene encoding mannonate dehydratase — protein MERTWRWFGKKDKITLAQLRQIGVEGIVTALHDVPLGEVWTREKIRDLREYIESYGMRWSVVESLPVVETIKYGGPDRDHQIEVYKESLRNLAAEGIHCICYNFMPVLDWARTDLFHDNPNGATNLYFNYAEFAYFDIYILKRPGAREEWEKFQFPEGWGEGRSVIAECDELAKTMTPEKDHKLVETIVIKTQGFVSGNFSENDEAPIQKFREFLDLYKGIDKKQLRENMKYFLEAIMPVCEECNMNMCVHPDDPPIEILGLPRIVRTEEDIQWFLNAVPNKHNGLTFCAGSLSAGAYNNVVELAKKFASRTHFVHLRSCHIFPNGDFTEASHLGGRADLIELCRIFEKENPALPMRVDHGMTFTDEPGGIMDESSHGHNAGYTLLGRMFALGQVQGILATVDRELGIEYKQPGFFD, from the coding sequence ATGGAAAGAACATGGAGATGGTTTGGCAAGAAGGATAAGATCACGCTTGCACAACTAAGACAGATTGGCGTCGAGGGCATCGTCACCGCCCTGCACGACGTCCCCCTTGGTGAAGTCTGGACCCGCGAGAAGATTCGTGATTTGCGCGAATACATTGAGAGCTATGGCATGCGCTGGAGCGTGGTTGAGAGTCTGCCCGTCGTAGAAACAATCAAATACGGCGGTCCTGATCGCGACCATCAGATTGAAGTCTATAAGGAAAGCCTGCGCAACCTTGCCGCCGAGGGCATCCACTGCATCTGCTACAACTTCATGCCCGTATTGGACTGGGCTCGCACGGACCTGTTCCACGACAATCCAAACGGTGCCACTAACCTGTACTTCAACTATGCCGAGTTTGCCTACTTCGACATCTACATCCTGAAGCGTCCGGGTGCCCGTGAGGAATGGGAGAAGTTCCAGTTCCCCGAGGGATGGGGCGAAGGCCGTAGCGTCATTGCCGAATGCGACGAGCTGGCAAAGACGATGACACCTGAGAAAGACCACAAACTCGTAGAGACTATCGTCATCAAGACACAGGGTTTTGTCAGTGGAAACTTCAGCGAGAATGATGAGGCTCCCATACAGAAATTCCGCGAGTTCCTCGACCTATATAAAGGCATAGACAAGAAACAGTTACGCGAAAACATGAAATATTTCCTCGAGGCTATTATGCCCGTCTGCGAGGAGTGCAATATGAACATGTGCGTACACCCCGACGACCCCCCAATCGAGATTCTTGGATTGCCTCGCATCGTACGTACCGAAGAGGATATCCAGTGGTTCCTCAATGCTGTGCCCAACAAGCACAACGGACTCACATTCTGTGCTGGCTCTCTGAGTGCAGGTGCATATAATAATGTTGTGGAGTTGGCTAAGAAGTTCGCTTCTCGCACCCACTTCGTTCACCTGCGTTCATGCCATATCTTCCCCAATGGCGACTTCACCGAAGCCAGTCACCTGGGTGGACGTGCCGACCTCATCGAGCTGTGCCGTATCTTCGAGAAGGAGAACCCCGCACTGCCTATGCGCGTGGATCATGGCATGACATTCACCGATGAGCCTGGTGGCATCATGGATGAGAGCAGCCACGGTCATAATGCCGGCTATACCTTACTCGGCCGTATGTTCGCCCTCGGTCAGGTACAGGGTATCCTCGCCACTGTTGACCGCGAACTCGGTATCGAATACAAGCAGCCAGGCTTCTTCGATTAA
- a CDS encoding MBL fold metallo-hydrolase, which produces MEIKVIRMFDGGFMNQPFAFGGEEGKEKFDEQIIYRSSLQNFLIDTGNEVILVDTGFKSDTPFPAKKLGAPLYMGEKVADYIDAFTALGYKPEQVTKILITHKHPDHSAALEYFPNAKVYISPEDADAMNLAGENIVRAAYGTPYKNFPNAQKVVDGVWFIEAKGHTYGNSIIIAENDGLFYMFHGDVTYCDAALKANKLSIVFEDIKAARQTLDNVREFIKNNPTVYLSTHCPEGYENLEMKRVMTL; this is translated from the coding sequence ATGGAAATAAAAGTAATCAGAATGTTTGACGGTGGTTTTATGAACCAGCCGTTTGCCTTTGGTGGTGAAGAGGGTAAGGAGAAGTTTGATGAGCAGATCATCTACCGCAGTTCACTGCAGAACTTCCTCATTGATACTGGCAATGAAGTGATTCTTGTTGATACAGGCTTTAAGTCGGACACCCCATTTCCTGCCAAGAAATTAGGTGCACCGCTTTATATGGGCGAGAAAGTGGCAGATTATATCGATGCGTTTACAGCACTTGGCTATAAACCAGAGCAGGTGACAAAGATACTCATCACCCATAAGCACCCTGACCACTCGGCTGCTTTGGAGTATTTCCCCAATGCCAAGGTCTATATTTCGCCAGAGGATGCCGATGCTATGAATTTGGCGGGAGAAAATATTGTACGTGCTGCGTATGGCACGCCTTACAAGAACTTCCCAAATGCTCAGAAGGTGGTTGATGGTGTATGGTTCATTGAGGCTAAGGGACATACTTATGGTAATAGTATTATCATAGCAGAGAACGATGGGCTTTTCTATATGTTCCACGGTGATGTGACCTACTGTGATGCAGCCCTGAAGGCTAACAAGCTCAGCATTGTCTTCGAGGATATCAAGGCTGCACGTCAGACTCTTGACAACGTGCGTGAGTTTATCAAGAATAATCCTACCGTCTATCTCTCTACTCACTGTCCTGAGGGCTACGAGAACCTGGAGATGAAACGCGTGATGACGCTGTAG
- a CDS encoding transcriptional regulator — MKEKVLQAMREAGKPVSAGDVTKVLGADRKEVDKAFAELKKEGAIVSPVRCKWEPAK; from the coding sequence ATGAAAGAAAAGGTATTACAGGCTATGCGCGAGGCAGGGAAACCTGTGTCGGCAGGTGACGTGACAAAGGTACTGGGAGCAGACCGTAAGGAAGTGGATAAAGCTTTCGCAGAGTTAAAGAAAGAGGGGGCTATTGTTTCACCCGTTCGTTGTAAGTGGGAACCAGCAAAATAA